The Bacteroidota bacterium genome includes a region encoding these proteins:
- a CDS encoding WG repeat-containing protein — MKRYLTLLSICYMSLFNILSCKSQDYIIPPQYIAVKPFHGGIAAVKTNDLWGLIDNTNTMVITPQFADITYSSETGYRVIFPDGNKKQLVLEDVDPGYTLSDISEKKYYFTKHGNLQLISKNNLVGVAKEDGTELISPQFDEIIYLGQDLFICKEYGEGDFLINDNGKILFHEIMGEIIPEISYDRIQYRGNDKSGMIDTTGRILMAKKYWRFIFAGNCIACTEGGKLALINNKGEKLSEAIYDEIIPLSENSFIALNTDNGNGTIYDAEGNIVVTNIFIGDGRIVDGLLPAKNQDEKYGYIDASGKNIIPYTHYYAATFFENGTAVFGEKIAEFEYATGLIDKTGTIILPAEYQQIYYKNGIYTVIKDDKFQLLDNSLQAVTPLFSEPIEYLGHNIYATYKMKTKIEYNNPSIWFGTKGGFNLYKEGIVTGIYTLKGKKLIDGSDYDPKEALPECSEGLIAIKNKGKWGFIPCDQ, encoded by the coding sequence ATGAAAAGGTATTTAACACTTCTGTCAATTTGTTATATGAGTTTATTTAATATTTTAAGTTGCAAATCGCAGGACTATATAATTCCGCCGCAATATATTGCCGTAAAGCCCTTTCATGGCGGCATTGCAGCCGTTAAAACCAATGATCTATGGGGATTAATAGATAACACAAATACTATGGTCATCACCCCGCAATTCGCTGATATAACTTACTCATCCGAAACTGGATACAGAGTTATTTTTCCTGATGGTAACAAAAAACAATTGGTGTTGGAAGATGTAGATCCGGGTTATACTTTATCCGACATTTCTGAAAAAAAATATTATTTTACCAAACATGGGAATTTACAATTAATCAGTAAAAATAATTTGGTAGGAGTAGCAAAGGAGGATGGCACGGAATTAATATCACCACAATTTGACGAAATTATTTATTTAGGACAGGATCTGTTTATCTGCAAGGAATATGGGGAAGGCGATTTTCTGATTAACGATAATGGTAAAATACTATTTCATGAAATTATGGGAGAAATAATTCCTGAAATCAGTTACGATAGAATTCAATATAGAGGCAACGATAAATCAGGAATGATCGACACTACAGGCAGAATATTAATGGCTAAAAAATATTGGAGATTTATATTTGCGGGCAATTGTATAGCCTGTACAGAAGGCGGAAAACTAGCACTAATTAATAATAAAGGAGAAAAATTAAGCGAAGCTATCTATGATGAAATAATTCCACTTTCAGAAAATAGTTTTATTGCATTAAATACTGATAATGGCAATGGAACCATTTATGATGCTGAAGGTAATATTGTTGTAACCAATATATTTATTGGTGATGGGCGGATCGTAGATGGACTGTTACCTGCTAAAAATCAAGATGAAAAATATGGATATATTGATGCAAGTGGAAAAAATATAATTCCATATACCCATTATTATGCCGCAACATTTTTTGAAAATGGAACAGCCGTATTTGGTGAAAAAATTGCAGAATTCGAATATGCCACGGGATTAATTGATAAAACGGGTACAATAATTTTACCCGCTGAATATCAACAGATATATTATAAGAATGGAATTTATACCGTTATTAAGGATGATAAATTTCAACTTCTCGACAATTCATTACAAGCTGTAACACCATTATTTAGCGAACCCATCGAATATTTAGGGCATAACATTTATGCAACCTATAAAATGAAAACTAAAATAGAATACAATAACCCAAGTATTTGGTTTGGTACAAAGGGAGGATTTAATTTATACAAGGAGGGAATTGTAACCGGAATTTATACGCTAAAAGGAAAAAAACTGATAGATGGAAGTGATTACGACCCAAAAGAAGCTCTTCCGGAATGTTCTGAGGGTTTGATAGCAATTAAAAATAAAGGAAAATGGGGTTTTATACCCTGTGATCAATAA
- a CDS encoding T9SS type A sorting domain-containing protein, with protein MKKNLPTLILFTLIISSAWSQVPNGGFESWTNVLGMFEDPDGYVSDNVEGIPGSVSCEKSTDTHSGDFAVKLITKLNAEGDIQDGGIISASLDLVTFGLTIGFPYTERPNTFLGYYKHNPAVVGDSSVIYAEFTRGSVIAGDFELVGTATFSTIATVSEWTLFEADIFWLLAGNPDTAIIAGQASYGTLGSIFFLDDLAFEVEGIGVQFLNGENNIMVYPNPANEIIHVATGTNIVNAYCVFTNLEGKLIETKKLNSIEETISTEHLSEGIYFLQVFNSDGALLSSDKVIVTH; from the coding sequence ATGAAAAAAAATCTACCCACACTTATTCTTTTCACTCTCATTATTTCATCAGCGTGGTCGCAAGTGCCTAACGGTGGTTTCGAAAGCTGGACCAATGTTTTAGGAATGTTCGAAGATCCTGATGGTTATGTTTCCGACAATGTTGAGGGTATTCCCGGTTCTGTTTCCTGTGAAAAATCAACTGACACTCATTCGGGTGACTTTGCAGTTAAACTTATTACTAAATTGAATGCCGAAGGAGATATTCAGGATGGAGGAATAATTTCTGCATCACTTGATCTTGTTACATTTGGGTTAACTATAGGTTTCCCTTATACAGAACGACCAAATACATTTTTGGGTTACTATAAACATAACCCAGCCGTAGTTGGCGACTCCTCAGTAATTTATGCCGAATTTACACGTGGAAGTGTAATTGCCGGCGATTTCGAATTGGTAGGAACAGCTACTTTTAGCACAATTGCCACGGTATCAGAATGGACATTGTTTGAAGCAGACATATTTTGGTTGTTAGCCGGAAACCCCGACACAGCAATAATTGCAGGTCAGGCAAGTTATGGAACTCTTGGTTCAATATTCTTTTTAGATGATCTCGCATTTGAGGTAGAGGGAATTGGGGTGCAATTTTTAAATGGCGAAAATAATATTATGGTATATCCGAACCCTGCAAACGAAATAATTCATGTTGCTACGGGTACTAATATTGTAAATGCATATTGCGTTTTTACTAATTTGGAAGGTAAACTTATTGAAACTAAAAAATTAAATTCCATTGAAGAAACAATTTCCACAGAACATTTATCGGAAGGAATTTATTTTTTGCAGGTATTTAATTCAGATGGTGCATTATTGTCATCAGATAAAGTTATAGTAACACATTAA
- a CDS encoding nuclear transport factor 2 family protein: MTTKQIADRLVELCRKGQVLEAQNELYADSANSIEPEHSPIPSATGKVAVLEKGKNFAAMIEERHGGSFSDPIVAGRYFSVAMVLDATFKGQGRMVLEEICLYEVKDGKIILEQFFF; this comes from the coding sequence ATGACAACTAAACAAATTGCTGATCGCCTTGTAGAGCTTTGCCGCAAGGGTCAGGTTTTGGAAGCCCAAAACGAATTGTACGCCGACAGTGCAAACAGTATTGAACCCGAACACTCTCCTATTCCTTCTGCCACCGGAAAAGTTGCGGTATTGGAAAAAGGCAAAAATTTCGCCGCAATGATTGAAGAGCGCCACGGAGGATCGTTTTCTGACCCAATAGTTGCCGGTAGATATTTTTCGGTTGCTATGGTGCTTGATGCTACATTTAAAGGACAAGGAAGAATGGTTTTGGAAGAAATCTGCCTGTATGAGGTAAAGGATGGAAAAATAATATTAGAGCAGTTTTTTTTCTGA